ACCTGCCGCTTAGTCGCACCGATCAGCCGCAAAGCAGCATAACGTTTCTCGCGTTGCGCCGCGCCCAGCTGTGTTGCTACCGATACGAAAATAACAATCGGGAACAGTAAGATTGTCCCGCCGACACTAAATACGATGACGGCAACCGGGTCTATTTTAGCATCCGATTTTAATCCGTTAGCGTCCGTCCGATAAACGTCAGCAAAGTATGATGGCTGCCCCTGAGATTTGGTAAAAGCATCGCTCTCGGCCACTTCCTCGGCGCTAGCACCGCGCACTATCATCAGCGCATCCGGACTGGCGGTATATTCGCTAGGAATTACGCCGAGGTATTTGGTATTTTTACCAAAACGCGCCAAGATATTATCCTCTGGGTATTCAGCAACCGCATCAGCCAACGCTTTTGATAAGTAATATTCGCCAGGACGCGGAGTTTTTAGTTTGGCAAACTGCGGCGATTTAGCCGTACCGTACATCGAGTAATACTGGATATATTGACCGCGCCATTTTGACGCATCACCGCGCCGGGTACCGCCAACTTTCAGCGGCTCGACACCAGCAATCGGTTTTTGTTCGGCTACACCGCGGGCTGCCTGATACGCCGCCGTATTAATTGCTAGTCCACTAGCACGCCCCATTAGACCGTTGACACCAGCCGTAAAGTAGCACACCAGTACGATCCCCAGTGCCACCGCCGCCGTAGTCAAGCCCAGACGCGCGAATGACTGGCGACCAGACTTTTTTAATAACATCCAACTGACACTCATTTGACAGCCCCCGCATTGGTTTTACCGGGTTTGCTTGATGTATTTACCGCTATATCAACACCAGAAATCTGCCCGTCGCGAACAATAATTTCCCGATCAGCATAAGCAGCAATCGTCGGTTCGTGCGTCACCATGATGACTGTTGTGCCGTGCTCTTTGGCGGTTTTGATGAATAGCTCCATAACTCTCTCTGAATTCAGACTGTCCAGCGAACCAGTCGGCTCATCAGCGAACAGCACTTTTGGCTCAATCACCATCGCCCGAGCGATCGCCACGCGCTGCATTTGTCCGCCCGATAATTCACCGAGCATACTGTCAGCTTTACTCGCCAGCTCAACCTTATTCAGCCATGTTTTCGCCTGCTGATAGGCTTCTTTACGCTTGACACCGTTCAGTAGCAGCGGCAGCGCCACATTATCCAGCGCTGTCAGCTCTGGCACCAACTGTCCGAACTGAAAGACAAAACCAAAGCTAGTGCGCCGTAAAATACTGCGCTGATCATCGCTCAGTTTGTCGATCCGCCGTCCGTCGAAATCAATCTCGCCGCTATCAACCTTGGTAATCGCCGCCAAGCTATGCAGCAGCGTCGACTTACCAGAACCTGACGGACCCATAATCGCCAGCACCTCGCCCGCCTCGACATCCAGGCTGACGCCGCGCAGCGCATGCGTTTGCCCGAACGACTTCTTAATATTTTTAGCGCTAATTATTGGTTTGATCATGCAAAATTTCCTCCTTTAGCCGCGTTAACCGCGAAATAGTTAATTCAATCCAGCGCAAATCCGCCTCCAAATGATACAGCGCATGGTCGATCAGCAGCATATCCGACAAGCTACTATCGCGCCGCTGCGCTGTCAGCTCGCGCATTCGCTGGATGTGCGCCTGCCGTTGGTTATCCAGATATGGTGACGCATCGCCGTCCTTCAGAATCGCCAGCACCGCTTTGATATACATCGTCGCTTGCAGCTGCGGTGACGGCGCCTCTGGTGATTCCAGCCACGCTTGCAAATCCCGCTTGCCCTCATCGGTAATCTCATATCGAACTCTGTCTGGTCCGCCTGATTCGCTAGTATCAGTAATTTCTTTAACCTTGTTGTCGCGTTTGAGCCGCGCCAGGGTTGAATATATCTGACCAGTTAAAATTGGCTTATCTTTACCAAAATAGCCGTCATATTTTTTCTTCAACTCATAGCCGTAATTTGACTCTTCCGCTAAAAAACCTAACAGTGTATATTGAACGCTCATACTCTTACTATACACCCAGTGTTTAGTTATTGCAAGAGTTTTATACACTCGGTGTATAGTTGCTATTACAACGTCCATTCACCCTATTGACACAGCATCCGCCCCATCACAGATAGCTCACCCCACCAAACCGCCACGACCAGTAGCCCACCTCGCCAGAATACAGACTATTATTCAATTTTAGCGTATAATAGGTTCATGGCACAGTTTTGCCGGGTATACCGTAAACGGCGATCGGTTAAGTCAGCTCTGTCGGGAATTGGCAAAATTCTCAGCTTGCCACAATACTTACTGCTAGCGGTTGTTTTATCGTTGCTGTTTGCACTCATTATTTTCTTTGCCATCAATGCCAATTTTTACGGCCCACTGATGATGTCGCGACTACCAGTATTAGACAAAATCTCCCTTATCGGAACCATGTTCATTGATATATTCAAACAGGGATTCAGCTCACTAAATGGTGCATTGCTCCTTGTGGTGTCACTCCTCCAAGGACTGTCAATTACCGTCGTCATTTTCACTGCCAAGAAAAATAAGCGCAATGAACAGTCGGTCACCAGACAAGTCGGACTCAGCGGCTTGGCCTCTGTGGCTGCTGCCATCGGGCTGGGCTGCGTTCCCTGCGGCACCTCACTCATTCTGCCGCTCGTTGCCGTGTTCTTCTCAGGTGCTGCCGCTGCCACTGCCGCCACCGTCGCTGGCACCATCGTCCTGATGTTAGCCCTGCTGTTAAGCCTCTTTTCACTCTACAAGTCTGGACAAATCGCCTTTATGTATACCGAATTAGCAAAACAGGAGGAACTATGAATCGACAAAAATCAGCGGGTGTAGCAATCATTTGGGTTATTTCAGGTATTTTGATCACGGCAATCGTCGCCTTGTTTATCTACGGCATCGTTAATCGTCCACCAAATCGCCACGTTGGTGACGGCAAACCATGGAATGAAAAAATGTCGCAAGGCTCTGCCGAGGCCAAGCATGTATTTGTTGATTATACTGATTATTTCTGCTCGTTCTGTGCAGAAGTTGAGGCGGCCACCAACGCTGATTTCTTCAAAAATGAGTACATCAAATCAGGTAAAGTTCGCTACGAACACCGCGTGGTGACACTACTCAAAGAAGTCACCGACAACACAGAAACTGGTGCTCACGCTGCCTTTTGCGCCGCCGACCAAGACAAATATTGGCAATATACCCACGACATCGTGCCGCGCATCAAACGTGATTATTTTGATAAAGGAATTGGCGTAAAGAACGTCGCCACACCACAAAAAATTCCGCCTCTGCCATTGGCATATTTCCTGACTTCTGCCAAAAATGTCGGCATGGACGAGGCAAAATTTACTGATTGTATGACTAAGAAACCGCACCAAAACGAGATTGAGAATAATACCAAGAAAGCCCTCTCGCTTGGCGTGAGTGGTCTACCATACATGGTAGTCAATGACTATGTCGCCAGTGGATTTATGGGCGGCGAAAATGGACTGAAGGCAATTTTGAAAGCCGGCGGAGCGGACTGATGCCCACCAAAAAAATACAAAGTAAGCCTCAAAAATCATCGGCAAAACGACAATCAGCTCGGCCCAGTCGTGGGCCAAAAACTAATACAGCTCCTGCGAACCGACCCAGACTGAGCAGTATTTTATTCACTACACTGCTTTTACTGATGGTAACCGCGATAGGTGTATTGTTCTACTTCCACTCCAAGCAACCACCAGCACAGCGCCCAACGGTCTTGGAAGATGAAAAATATTACTTCACCGACTCACGCTATGCTGGCATCCGCTCCAAGTTCGTAACACGCGACACCAAACACGAAAAAGTCTCAATTGAATACCCAATCACCAGCAATTCCAAAATCAACAAACTCATCGCCCGAACAATTGACCGCGCCGACGGTGATTTTCGCCACACCGCCACTAACGCTCCGACATTCGACCGGCCAATGACAGAGACGATTAGTTATCAAGTTACGCATAATAATTCGACCGCTCTGTCGATGATCGTCAATATTAAACAAGACATGCACGGCGCGCATCCGGTGTCACTAACGCATTTTTGGACGTTTGACAAGAAGTCTGGCGAGGTGATTGGCTTGGATAATTTGACTGAAAAATCGGAGGAAGCCATCAAGGCAATCGTGGCAGCTGCCCGGCACGACGTCGCGCAAACCATCAAACAACGCCACCAACCAGAAGCAAATCTCGAGGAGATGATCACCAAGGAGGCGTTATCGAACTTCACCATCACTGATGATGGTAACACCTTGGCTTGGCCAATTGGACAGGCGTCGCTCTTGCCGTCAGCCTACGGCGAATTGACTATCAAAGTGCCGACTGCTGCTGTTGCCAAATACCTGCAAAATTCGACGGCCCAAAAGCTAGCCAACTTTCCCAAGCCGCCAGAACCAAAGCCAGCGCCTGCGGCGCCAACACCCGCAAACCCAGGTAAAGTGATTGCCTTGACGTTTGACGACGGACCAGGCCCGTACACCGCGCAGCTGCTGGATATTTTGGATCAACATAGTGCTAAGGCCACCTTCTTCCTGATTGGCAGCAAAGTTTCCGCGCAAGCCGATATACTGCGACGCATGCACTCGCGCGGCCATCAACTGGGTAATCATTCGTGGTCGCACCCAGAGCTGCCTAAGCTATCAGTTGACCAAATTGCTGGCGAAATTGACCGTACCAACGAGGCCATCAGACAAGCCACTGGCGTCAAGCCGAGCATCTTGCGCCCGCCTTATGGTGCTGTCAATGGTGTTGTCCTGGAACAGCTTCGTGCACGCGGTATGTCATCAATCTTGTGGTCGGTCGACACGCGGGATTGGGCTGATCGGAATAGCCAAATTGTCTGTTCGCGCGCCGTCGCTGGCGCTCGCCCTGGAGCCATCATCTTGATGCATGACATTCACCAAACTTCCGTCAATGCCGTGCCGTGTATCCTCAGCTCACTGAAGCAGCAGGGGTATTCATTTGTGACGATACAACGGTTGAATTAGTCCGACTGATCAATGTCAAACACCTTGTATTTCGAGGTTGCACCGCGTACCAATTTTACCTTTGAGGGTGCCACACCGAGATGCTTTGCTAGTAGTTTCGCCGCCGATAGATTCGCTCGCCCCTCAATGGCCGGCGCCTTGGTATAGATCGTCAGCGAGCCATCATCGTTCATTACGACCTCTTCGCGGTGGCGGGAGTTGGGTTTGAGATGGACGGAGATTTTCATGATACTTATTTCTATTACAGAGTTTTGTTACAGGCAAATTATTATCTAATTAACAGAGTTCGGATTGAGATGACAGGTTAATATCCAGGTCGTCCTTAATTATAGAGACTGATCAGCATTATTTTTAACGGCGTACTTCTTATTATGAAAGGAGGCTTATTTTTAGAGCAAGGTAGCCTCACACACTAATTCTAGCATAGATATAGGGATTCGATGACGACACTTTACTCTTACTTATTTATAGCTAGATTTAGCGTATTTCTTCTCGTTGCACTCCCACCTGCGTCGGCGTTTTCTACTCTCAGCCGATTTACCCAAGCGCCACTCATTTGCATATGGTTCGTATCCTAAAGCCTCTAAGATACATATCATATCGGCATCATATTGAATACCTAGTATAGTTTTAAGTGTTTTAAGTTCCCATCCCGATTTAGTGTCTATAAACTCTCTAATTTGGTATGCTTCTTTTATATTATTGTTCTTTATCCATTTGTTTACTACTATTCTTATATTTTTATACTTTTTGTGGTAAATTATTCTCTTGATACAGCCCGGCAACCGCCCAACATATGAGGCTGCGGTCATAGTGTTAACAATAAAGCTCAACCAGTCAAAACCCGCCGATCCAACCGCACCTAAGCCTATTGGTAAATAAACATCCAAATCGTTAGCATCTCCCGTTAAGACACCAGTCCTAACCAGTTCTTCCAATTCCTTAAGTGTCCATATTCTATGCAATGATTCAGTAGGTGCTAAGAATTTTACACTTTTGTCTTTATTTACAGTATACGGTATTCCAAAATAGCCATATTTCTTAAAATTATCCTCAGAGCTATGCAAATAAATTGCTATAGGTCTAGTTTCATCAATACTTAAATATTTAGATAGATGATTACGATGCTTTTTAAGAATAGCAAGGATGACTTCTCTAAGTGAATCATCCAAGTTCACTTGTTTTCTAGTAATAATAGTATTACCAAAACCGCTAAAATTCTTATCAGGCAAAATAATTCTAATCTTGACTGACCTTTTCATTTACTATCCCTCGCTTTCTCTCGGAGTCCTATCCTTAAGTATAACGCTAATTAAATTAATCCTCCTATACATTACGCATACGACGCCTCAAAACGACATCGCCTCCAACTCCCGCGGTAAAATCTCCTGCACTTCTACCGAACCGGCCACCAAGTGATAACCATGCAACTTTGACGGCAAGTCGTGCCCAGCTGAACCCCAATGAAATGGCTGATTTGCACTAAAATAATCCGGTAGTTCTGCGTTCAAAAAGTGCTCGCGCGGCAAATCCACCGATCCATCCTGATTAACAACCAGCGCTATCGATAAGCCCGACGTCATGCCATCTTCGTTTTTAGCATACGCCGCCGTCACCAGATGAATCATTGGCTCAAATTTCAGCACAGACTGATCGATCGCCTCCATCTGCGCCTGACCGCGACGCGCAAGCTGCTGATTGATTTTTGTTGTTAATTCGTCAACGCTATCCTTGCCATCACCAACACGGCAATAGTCGCAACCATCCGCCGCCTCGACATATTCCAGAAGCAAATCCATATCGACATCAGTGTCTTTAACGCCATGCTGCGACAATTGCTCCACCATTTCGTGTAGCGCGCCCAGCAAACTATAATCATTGGCACTCCTGGCAGTGTCACCAATGCGGATGATAGTACGAGCGATAGTAATAGGATTTTTAGATTTACTCATATACCTATTGTACCCTGATCTATCATAATTAATATGCATCAATCCAACAAACTCGCGCCGCCGCCAGCGTCATACGTCGCGCGTTTTTGACTCCACTCGTTACCATAACGCTTGGCTTGTTCTAACACCATGTCAGTTGCCAACGCCTGCTGATCTGGCGGGTATCCATATTTCGCCAAAGTCTTTTTGACGTTAACTTTCAGTTTTGCCTGAACATTTTTACGCTCCGCCCAGTCAATCGTCGCATCACGACGAACTTGCTCTAGCAACACTTTTGCAATATCACGCAGCTGCGCATCACCCAGTACTTCGCGGGCACTGCCATTTTCAACCAGCGCATC
The window above is part of the Candidatus Saccharibacteria bacterium oral taxon 488 genome. Proteins encoded here:
- a CDS encoding PadR family transcriptional regulator, with protein sequence MSVQYTLLGFLAEESNYGYELKKKYDGYFGKDKPILTGQIYSTLARLKRDNKVKEITDTSESGGPDRVRYEITDEGKRDLQAWLESPEAPSPQLQATMYIKAVLAILKDGDASPYLDNQRQAHIQRMRELTAQRRDSSLSDMLLIDHALYHLEADLRWIELTISRLTRLKEEILHDQTNN
- a CDS encoding ABC transporter ATP-binding protein — its product is MIKPIISAKNIKKSFGQTHALRGVSLDVEAGEVLAIMGPSGSGKSTLLHSLAAITKVDSGEIDFDGRRIDKLSDDQRSILRRTSFGFVFQFGQLVPELTALDNVALPLLLNGVKRKEAYQQAKTWLNKVELASKADSMLGELSGGQMQRVAIARAMVIEPKVLFADEPTGSLDSLNSERVMELFIKTAKEHGTTVIMVTHEPTIAAYADREIIVRDGQISGVDIAVNTSSKPGKTNAGAVK
- a CDS encoding DUF167 domain-containing protein; its protein translation is MKISVHLKPNSRHREEVVMNDDGSLTIYTKAPAIEGRANLSAAKLLAKHLGVAPSKVKLVRGATSKYKVFDIDQSD